One Burkholderia sp. 9120 genomic window, ATGCCGAGAATCGTCATAACGTGCCTCTTGCGGTTCCTGCGTGTCGGTTTAGTTGGCCCACGCCAGCGGCGCGTCGTTCAAGCCCCAGTAGAGGCTCTTCTGTTGCATGTATTCGCGGATGCCGAGCCGGCCCTTCTCGCGGCCCATGCCGCTCTCCTTCCAGCCGCTGAACGGCGTCGAGATCGAGAACAGCTTGTAGGTGTTGATCCAGATGGTGCCGGCTTCGAGCGCGCGGGCAATCCGGTAAGCGCGCTTGTAGTCGCGCGTCCAGATGCCGGCGGCGAGGCCGAACACGCTGTGGTTCGCATCTTTCAGCAACGCGGCTTCGTCGTCGAACGGCATGGCCACCAAAACCGGGCCGAAAATTTCTTCCTGGCAGATGCGCGCGTCATTCGTGAGGCCTTCGAGAATCGTCGGCTGAAAGTAGGTGCCTTGTTCGCGGCCATCGCCGACCGGACGCTCCCCGCCGCACAGCAGGCGGCCGCCTTCTTCGAGACCCAGCGCGACGTAACGCTCAACCGTTTCGCGATGCGCCGCCGTGATCAGCGGACCCATTTGCGTTTCGGCGCGCGACGGATCGCCGACGCGCAGCTTGCGCGCGCCTTCCGCGAGACGCTTCATGAACGCGTCGTAGATCGAGCGCTGCACGAACAACCGCGACCCGGCAATGCACGCTTCGCCCGACGAACTGAAAATGCCGTACAGCACGCCGTTGACCGCGTGATCGAGATCGGCGTCGTCGAACACGATGGTCGGCGATTTGCCGCCGAGTTCCAAAGAAACCGGCATCAGCTTGTCGGCCGCGATACGCGCGATGCCGCGACCTACTTCGGTGCCGCCCGTGAACGACACTTTCTTCACCAGCGGATGACGCACCAGCACGTCGCCGATTACCGAGCCCTTGCCCGGCACCAC contains:
- a CDS encoding aldehyde dehydrogenase, which gives rise to MTHFDTSLVPNGDIFIGGEWRQGRGNPYKSLYPADQSVNMEISTANADDACDAIEAADIAWRKADWSGLKPHQRALVLYRIADLIMARHEALAQLQRRDNGKPISETRVLVASAANTFRYFAACLETLDEEVTPSRGDYLTMSIYEPIGVIAAIVPWNSPIASDAQKLAPALAGGNAVVLKPAEVTPLISLALARICEEAGVPKGVISVVPGKGSVIGDVLVRHPLVKKVSFTGGTEVGRGIARIAADKLMPVSLELGGKSPTIVFDDADLDHAVNGVLYGIFSSSGEACIAGSRLFVQRSIYDAFMKRLAEGARKLRVGDPSRAETQMGPLITAAHRETVERYVALGLEEGGRLLCGGERPVGDGREQGTYFQPTILEGLTNDARICQEEIFGPVLVAMPFDDEAALLKDANHSVFGLAAGIWTRDYKRAYRIARALEAGTIWINTYKLFSISTPFSGWKESGMGREKGRLGIREYMQQKSLYWGLNDAPLAWAN